The Poriferisphaera corsica DNA segment GATTTTCTCACCCCGCAGTGTCTCGCTTACTACCGACTGATGCGAGGTATGGCTCCCAAGTGCATGGAGAACCCGAACCTCGAACTTTATGTCGTGAACTCCGGCGCTGAAGCCGTTGAGAACATGCTCAAATACCTCATCAACATGCACGACGCGAAGCGCAAAGCTCAAGGCCGCACGCCCGGCATCCGCCGCTTTGTTTACTTTGATTGCGCCTTCCACGGCCGCACCGTCTTTGCACTCAATATCACACAGCTCCGTCACGACCCTGTCATGACCAAGGGCTTCAAAGGCATGGTTCCCGCTAACATCGAGATCCCATTCCCCGCAATCGACAACTCGCAGCCTGAGGAAGAGAACATCCAAAAAACAGAGCAGGCGCTCAACTTCCTTGAAGCGCAACTCAAACTCTTCGGTGACGAAATCGTCGGCATCATCTTCGAGCCTATCCAAGGCGCAGGTGGCCACCGTATCGCACTCCCCGATTTCTATCGCAAACTAAGTGAATTGGCTCACAAGTACGATACCTATCTCGGCGTTGATGAAGTCCAGACCGCGGGCGGCCAAACGGGCTCCATGTTCTGTATGGATCATTTTGATTTGCCATACCCACCGCAAGCGATCGCGGTTGCTAAGAAGTTCGGCAACGGCGTCCTGTACATGAAAGAATCCATGACCGATGAAGGCGTGCTCGACTCCACATGGGGCGGCTCACTCGTCGATATGGTTCGCTTCTCACAAGAGATGAAAATCATCGAACGTGAAGGCTTAGTCGAACAGGTCCCTGAAAAGGAAAAACACTTTGTAGCCCTTCTTAACGATCTGTGCGACAAATACCCGGACATCATTTACAACGTCCGTGGCATGGGCGTCTATCAAGGGATTAGTTTCCATAACGTTGCGGACAAAGGTAAATTTGTCGGCCGCATGTTGCACGAACAACAAACAATCTTGATCGGTGCAGGCACGGACACGATCCGTTTCCGTCCGCCGATTGATGTGACGATTGAAGATATGGATTTGCTGCACGAGAAGTTTGAAGCAGTCCTGTCAACATTTTGAAAGAACATATCAGTGTGAATCTGGAACATGTTTTAGATACACACTGAAAATATAAGCCACACTTTGTGCGGAATCTCGCGTTTCATTTCTACCAAACCAAAACCAAACACAACGCACCGCATTTAGTCGTAAAGAGGACATCAATAAAATTGGTGTCCTCTTTTTTTGTGATTGAATCATTGGTGATGAATGATCGTGCGCGCGTTTTGAATCGGCTTTGGTTTTTAGGATGGTTGAAAAAGTACGGTTTGAAAATATGTCTATGCGCGTGTTAGTTAAGTCGGTGAGTGATTTTGTTAAGTCGGTATGAATAAATAAGGGGTTATGAAAATTAGAAGGCGCTTTTGTGCGCGCGTGTTCGTGTGGGGATTGATTTTCGATGATTTTCCCTAATCGAGAATGGACGGGATTGGTGTGAAATGTGTTGGTTTGGGTGAGAAATGAGGTGGAAATGATTTAAAATAGGCAGGTTTTAAATGTGGGAATGCGCGTTTGTGCGCGCGGTTTGTTTAGTAGTTGGTTTTGGTATGCGATTTGCAGCGGGGA contains these protein-coding regions:
- a CDS encoding aspartate aminotransferase family protein; the protein is MTTQTTSLPGPKSQQVLDELQKYIIVDPHPYAVDLAASKGMYMATVDGDMLFDWGGYYGAKLLSHNHPGLFEEDYLKELTMVANHKIANPDFLTPQCLAYYRLMRGMAPKCMENPNLELYVVNSGAEAVENMLKYLINMHDAKRKAQGRTPGIRRFVYFDCAFHGRTVFALNITQLRHDPVMTKGFKGMVPANIEIPFPAIDNSQPEEENIQKTEQALNFLEAQLKLFGDEIVGIIFEPIQGAGGHRIALPDFYRKLSELAHKYDTYLGVDEVQTAGGQTGSMFCMDHFDLPYPPQAIAVAKKFGNGVLYMKESMTDEGVLDSTWGGSLVDMVRFSQEMKIIEREGLVEQVPEKEKHFVALLNDLCDKYPDIIYNVRGMGVYQGISFHNVADKGKFVGRMLHEQQTILIGAGTDTIRFRPPIDVTIEDMDLLHEKFEAVLSTF